From a region of the Listeria monocytogenes ATCC 19117 genome:
- the ald gene encoding alanine dehydrogenase, whose protein sequence is MLVGVPKEIKNNENRVAMTPASVFSYVNAGHTVYVEKDAGIGSNYQDADFVQAGAKIVETAKEAWDVDMVVKVKEPIASEYTYFKEGLLLFTYLHLANEPTLAKALMESKVNSVAYETVELADHTLPLLSPMSEVAGRMAAQIGAQFLQRTNGGMGVLLGGVPGVEKSEVVIIGGGIAGTNAAKIAAGLGANVTILDMNLKRLRELDDIFGNQVQTLMSNDFNIETAVKKADLVIGAVLIPGAKAPKLVKEHVIKQMIPGSVLVDIAIDQGGIFETTDHVSTHDNPTYEKYGVLHYAVANMPGAVPRTSTLALTNATLPFGLKLANQGLKAAVQNDPFLLRGLNTYQGHITYKAVADSLDLPYTDSKELI, encoded by the coding sequence ATGTTAGTCGGCGTACCAAAAGAAATTAAAAATAACGAGAATAGGGTGGCAATGACTCCGGCAAGTGTTTTTTCATACGTAAATGCAGGTCATACTGTATACGTGGAAAAAGATGCGGGCATTGGCTCTAATTATCAAGACGCTGATTTTGTGCAAGCGGGGGCAAAAATTGTTGAAACAGCTAAAGAAGCTTGGGATGTAGATATGGTTGTAAAAGTAAAAGAACCGATTGCATCAGAGTATACATACTTTAAAGAAGGACTATTACTTTTCACATATTTACATTTGGCAAATGAACCAACGCTTGCGAAAGCTTTGATGGAGAGTAAAGTAAATAGTGTAGCGTATGAAACAGTAGAACTTGCAGACCACACGTTGCCACTACTTTCGCCAATGAGTGAAGTTGCTGGGCGAATGGCAGCTCAGATTGGCGCACAATTTTTACAAAGAACGAATGGTGGTATGGGTGTCTTGCTTGGTGGGGTGCCGGGTGTAGAGAAAAGTGAAGTGGTTATTATTGGTGGCGGAATCGCTGGAACAAATGCAGCGAAAATTGCAGCTGGTTTAGGTGCCAACGTGACCATTCTTGATATGAATTTGAAACGATTGCGCGAACTGGACGATATTTTTGGCAATCAAGTCCAAACGTTAATGTCGAATGATTTTAATATTGAAACAGCTGTGAAAAAAGCTGATTTGGTTATTGGAGCAGTATTAATTCCAGGAGCAAAAGCGCCCAAACTCGTCAAAGAGCATGTAATTAAACAAATGATTCCGGGATCTGTCCTTGTAGATATCGCGATTGACCAAGGAGGGATTTTTGAAACAACAGATCACGTTTCCACACACGATAATCCAACCTACGAAAAATATGGTGTACTTCATTATGCTGTTGCAAATATGCCAGGTGCAGTACCGCGGACGTCCACTTTGGCGCTTACTAATGCCACTTTACCATTTGGATTGAAACTTGCTAATCAAGGCTTAAAAGCAGCCGTGCAAAATGACCCATTCTTACTTCGTGGATTAAATACATACCAAGGTCACATTACGTACAAGGCTGTTGCAGATTCACTTGATTTACCCTATACGGATAGCAAAGAATTAATTTAA
- a CDS encoding universal stress protein, with the protein MLQQYERVLVAVDGSKEAERAFQKAIQVANRNDAALGLVHVIDTRAFSSVANYDTSMADKATEYADELLSGYKEDALKAGVTKVESYIEYGSPKTAITKEAAKAFQADLIMCGATGLNAVERLLIGSVSEYIIRHSPCDVLVVRNDVPDYKEEK; encoded by the coding sequence ATGTTACAACAATACGAAAGAGTTTTAGTAGCAGTTGATGGATCCAAAGAAGCAGAAAGAGCATTCCAAAAAGCAATTCAAGTGGCTAACCGTAATGACGCGGCGCTTGGTCTGGTACATGTTATCGATACACGCGCGTTTTCATCTGTAGCCAATTACGATACAAGCATGGCAGACAAAGCTACCGAATATGCAGATGAATTACTTAGTGGCTATAAAGAAGATGCTTTAAAAGCCGGTGTAACAAAAGTAGAAAGCTACATTGAGTATGGTTCTCCAAAAACAGCTATTACAAAAGAAGCAGCAAAAGCATTCCAAGCAGATTTAATCATGTGTGGTGCAACTGGACTTAACGCTGTAGAACGTTTGTTAATTGGTAGTGTATCTGAGTATATTATTCGCCACTCCCCTTGTGATGTTCTTGTAGTACGTAATGATGTTCCTGATTATAAAGAAGAAAAATAA
- a CDS encoding acetate kinase, whose product MEKTIAINAGSSSLKFQLYDMPSERVITAGIVERIGLKDSIFTITVDGEKIKEIIDIPDHEIAVQMLLEKLINHKVIGSYDEITGIGHRVVHGGERFPESVYIDDQVIKDIEALSELAPLHNPANVTGIKAFRKILPDVVSVAVFDTAFHQTMPPASYLYSLPYSYYEDYGIRKYGFHGTSHKYVSERAAELLGRPVEELRLLTCHLGNGASIAAIEGGKSMDTSMGFTPLAGVSMGTRSGNIDPALIPFIMEKTGKTAEQVLDVLNKESGMLGVSGISSDLRDLEDEAAKGNDRAELALQVFVDRIHKYIGSYAARMNGVDAIIFTAGIGENSSYIREKVLRGLEFMGVYWDPALNQVRGEERFLNYPHSPVKVIIIPTNEELMIARDVETIKNNH is encoded by the coding sequence AGATTCTATTTTTACAATTACTGTAGACGGAGAAAAAATCAAAGAAATTATTGATATTCCTGACCATGAAATTGCTGTTCAAATGCTACTTGAAAAATTAATTAACCACAAAGTTATCGGTTCTTACGATGAAATCACTGGAATTGGTCACCGCGTTGTTCACGGTGGAGAAAGATTCCCTGAATCCGTTTATATTGATGACCAAGTAATTAAAGATATTGAAGCTCTATCTGAACTTGCGCCGCTTCATAACCCAGCGAACGTTACTGGTATTAAAGCATTCCGCAAGATTTTACCAGATGTTGTTTCAGTGGCTGTTTTCGATACAGCTTTCCATCAAACAATGCCTCCAGCAAGTTATCTATACAGTCTGCCATACAGCTACTATGAAGACTATGGTATCCGTAAATACGGTTTCCACGGTACAAGTCACAAATATGTATCCGAACGCGCTGCAGAACTTTTAGGACGTCCTGTAGAAGAATTACGTTTACTAACTTGTCACCTTGGTAATGGTGCTAGTATCGCTGCAATCGAAGGCGGAAAATCAATGGATACTTCCATGGGATTCACACCACTAGCTGGTGTTTCTATGGGAACTCGTTCTGGTAACATTGACCCTGCGCTTATTCCTTTCATCATGGAAAAAACTGGCAAAACTGCAGAACAAGTACTTGATGTGTTAAACAAAGAATCTGGTATGCTTGGCGTATCTGGTATTTCAAGCGATCTTCGTGATTTAGAAGATGAAGCAGCAAAAGGAAACGACCGCGCAGAACTTGCACTTCAAGTTTTCGTTGACCGTATCCATAAATACATTGGTTCTTATGCAGCTCGTATGAACGGTGTAGATGCCATTATCTTCACAGCTGGAATCGGTGAAAATAGTTCATACATCCGTGAAAAAGTACTTCGTGGACTTGAATTCATGGGCGTATACTGGGATCCAGCACTTAACCAAGTGCGCGGAGAAGAAAGATTCCTTAACTATCCGCACTCCCCGGTAAAAGTTATCATCATTCCTACAAACGAAGAATTAATGATTGCTCGTGATGTAGAAACAATTAAAAACAATCACTAA
- a CDS encoding M24 family metallopeptidase has translation MEKNIDVLQNWLKDQGAEVAFLTDPENIAYFSGYHSEPHERVLGLAVFPDSEPFLFTPALEVEDVRGGDWTHPAYGYNDTENPFTIIADEIKKRVANPSKFAIEKKHMSVDRYEQLGGLFSGSSFIPIEHKIEQIRLIKTEAELKILKEAALLADYAVQVGVNEIAEGKTEAEIVAKIEYEMKKKGVTAMSFDTMVLTGKNGALPHGTPGETKIKKGDLVLFDLGVVHKGYCSDITRTVAFGDISDEQKKIYDTVLEAQIAAVEKVKAGVKASEIDLTARNIIREAGYGDYFPHRLGHGLGASVHEFPSITETNNMELQENMVFTIEPGIYVPGVAGVRIEDDLVVTKDGVQVLTEFPKTLQVID, from the coding sequence ATGGAAAAAAATATCGATGTCTTACAAAATTGGCTAAAAGACCAAGGTGCTGAGGTGGCATTTTTAACAGATCCAGAGAACATCGCTTATTTCTCGGGTTATCATAGTGAGCCTCATGAGCGCGTGCTTGGCTTAGCAGTTTTCCCAGATAGTGAACCGTTTTTATTTACGCCCGCTCTTGAAGTAGAAGATGTGCGCGGCGGTGACTGGACACACCCTGCATACGGATATAACGATACCGAGAATCCTTTCACCATCATTGCAGACGAAATCAAAAAACGCGTTGCAAATCCAAGCAAATTTGCTATTGAGAAAAAACATATGAGCGTAGATCGCTACGAACAATTAGGTGGATTATTCTCCGGCAGCTCTTTCATTCCGATTGAACACAAAATTGAGCAAATTCGTCTGATTAAAACCGAAGCCGAACTAAAAATATTAAAAGAAGCAGCCTTATTAGCCGATTACGCCGTACAAGTTGGTGTAAACGAAATCGCAGAAGGTAAAACAGAAGCAGAAATCGTGGCGAAAATCGAATACGAAATGAAGAAAAAAGGCGTAACTGCCATGTCTTTCGATACAATGGTCCTTACTGGTAAAAACGGTGCCCTGCCACATGGTACTCCAGGCGAAACAAAAATCAAAAAAGGCGATTTAGTTTTATTTGATTTAGGCGTTGTCCATAAAGGCTATTGCTCTGATATTACACGCACAGTAGCTTTTGGAGATATTTCCGATGAACAGAAAAAGATTTACGACACTGTTTTAGAAGCGCAAATTGCCGCTGTCGAAAAAGTAAAAGCCGGCGTAAAAGCAAGCGAAATTGATTTAACTGCTAGAAATATTATTCGTGAAGCAGGTTACGGTGATTATTTCCCACATCGTCTTGGTCACGGTCTTGGCGCGAGTGTCCATGAATTCCCTTCGATTACAGAAACGAACAATATGGAACTGCAAGAAAATATGGTATTTACGATTGAACCAGGTATTTATGTTCCCGGTGTTGCCGGCGTTCGTATAGAAGATGACCTCGTTGTCACAAAAGACGGCGTGCAAGTATTAACGGAATTCCCAAAAACTTTACAAGTAATCGACTAA